A region of Streptomyces halobius DNA encodes the following proteins:
- a CDS encoding AfsR/SARP family transcriptional regulator, producing the protein MDFRLLGPLEILDGACNVVPTAPKPRQVIALLLMRRNTLVQTSELIDELWENDPPASAMTTLQTYIYKLRKVLTARNSEEILFTRPGGYTLAIPDTCTDLHRFEVEADQGKSLLKNGDPAGAAEVLQRSLALWRGSALVDVVPGGLLSSYVTRLEEFRERTLDLRIEADLQLGRHQELISELKSLVLSRPLHENVHASLMIALHRSGRRHEALEVYQMLRRSMIDNLGLEPGQELRALHQALLSEAAVGLPYEQHQRPVLIEHHQTAATSPETEKTAVTAVSRPAAPSIPVPAQLPADLADFTGRKSIVTQAPAALARDEECAHPRTATAVAVISGMPGVGKTALAVHISHTVRSFFEDGQLYADLRGSIGAGPTPADVLHGFLRALGTAESEIPADLEERSKLFRSTTVGRRLLILLDDVSSLSDVRPLLPGDPQCAAVITSRRRLHGLGGAWNINLGAMDTGEGSELLSRIIGAARVTRERHAASQLVETVGGLPLAVRCIGGRLSGSPGLTLSGLALQLTCSEKLLDELRLGELDVRSRYDFSYEGLGRVERSVFRLLSILPPRQFTAESVVELLGSDSRTVERLLQRFVDSHLINIVRWENDASHYAFPELTRAYARERLLDTLSRDGLGQEREWTPVGESVGAGEKSAADRRARRVQRSRSGSDRTAHPAGVRPDRRQW; encoded by the coding sequence ATGGACTTCCGGCTGCTCGGACCATTAGAAATTCTCGATGGCGCATGCAATGTTGTACCCACCGCTCCCAAGCCGCGCCAGGTAATTGCCCTTCTGCTGATGCGAAGGAACACCCTGGTGCAAACCTCGGAACTTATCGACGAACTGTGGGAGAATGACCCTCCCGCAAGTGCGATGACCACGCTTCAGACGTACATTTACAAGCTTCGAAAAGTCCTGACGGCGCGTAATTCGGAGGAGATCCTCTTCACCCGGCCCGGGGGCTACACCCTGGCCATCCCCGATACCTGCACCGACCTCCACCGATTCGAAGTGGAGGCCGACCAGGGCAAGTCGTTGCTGAAGAACGGGGACCCGGCGGGAGCGGCCGAGGTGCTCCAGCGGTCCCTGGCGCTCTGGCGGGGCTCCGCGCTGGTCGATGTCGTGCCGGGCGGTCTGCTGTCCTCCTACGTGACGCGACTGGAGGAGTTCCGGGAGCGCACCCTCGACCTGCGGATCGAGGCCGATCTCCAGCTGGGGCGCCATCAGGAGCTGATCAGTGAGCTGAAGTCGCTTGTGCTGAGCCGCCCGCTGCACGAGAACGTGCACGCCTCGCTGATGATCGCGCTGCATCGCTCCGGACGGCGCCACGAGGCACTGGAGGTCTATCAGATGCTGCGACGCAGCATGATCGACAACCTCGGCCTCGAACCGGGCCAGGAGCTACGAGCGCTCCATCAGGCGCTGTTGTCGGAGGCCGCGGTGGGGTTGCCGTACGAGCAGCACCAGCGGCCCGTCCTGATTGAGCACCACCAGACCGCCGCTACGTCTCCCGAGACTGAGAAGACGGCCGTGACCGCGGTGTCCCGTCCCGCTGCGCCGAGCATCCCTGTTCCCGCGCAACTCCCCGCGGACCTTGCCGACTTCACTGGACGGAAGTCCATCGTCACCCAGGCCCCCGCTGCTCTGGCCCGGGACGAGGAGTGCGCCCATCCCCGCACGGCCACCGCCGTCGCGGTCATCAGCGGCATGCCGGGGGTGGGGAAGACCGCGCTCGCGGTACATATATCCCACACCGTCCGGTCGTTCTTCGAGGACGGCCAGCTCTACGCGGATCTGCGCGGCTCCATCGGCGCGGGTCCGACCCCCGCGGACGTACTCCATGGATTCCTGAGGGCACTGGGGACCGCGGAATCCGAGATTCCCGCTGACCTCGAGGAACGGTCCAAGCTGTTCCGGTCCACCACGGTCGGCCGGCGGCTGCTGATCCTGCTGGACGATGTGTCGTCGCTGTCCGATGTACGCCCGCTGCTCCCCGGCGACCCGCAGTGCGCCGCCGTCATCACCAGCCGCAGGCGGCTGCACGGCCTGGGCGGTGCCTGGAACATCAACCTCGGTGCTATGGACACGGGGGAGGGCAGCGAGCTGCTCTCCCGCATCATCGGGGCCGCCCGGGTCACGCGGGAGAGGCACGCTGCCAGCCAACTGGTGGAGACCGTCGGTGGTCTTCCCCTGGCGGTGCGGTGCATCGGGGGCCGGCTCAGCGGCAGCCCGGGGCTCACCCTGTCGGGCTTGGCACTGCAACTGACCTGTTCCGAGAAGCTGCTGGACGAACTCCGTCTGGGGGAACTCGACGTCCGGTCCCGGTACGACTTCAGCTACGAGGGGCTCGGCCGCGTGGAGCGGAGCGTCTTCCGGCTGCTGAGCATCCTCCCGCCGAGGCAGTTCACCGCCGAGTCCGTCGTCGAACTCCTCGGCAGCGACAGCCGCACCGTGGAACGTCTGCTCCAGCGCTTCGTCGACAGCCACCTGATCAACATAGTCCGGTGGGAGAACGACGCGTCCCACTACGCATTTCCCGAACTGACCCGTGCGTACGCCCGTGAGCGGTTGCTGGACACCCTGTCGCGCGACGGGTTGGGGCAGGAGAGGGAATGGACCCCGGTGGGGGAGTCCGTGGGCGCCGGTGAGAAGTCAGCGGCCGACCGCCGGGCACGGCGAGTACAGCGAAGCCGGAGTGGATCCGATCGAACGGCGCATCCCGCGGGCGTCCGGCCGGACCGTCGGCAGTGGTGA